A single Bacillota bacterium DNA region contains:
- a CDS encoding ATP-dependent Clp protease proteolytic subunit: protein MQRTQEFGSITSKSSRGIIHCITIIGQIEGHYILPPQNKTTKYEHVLPQLVAVEDSDEIEGLLLILNTMGGDVEAGLAISEMVSGMKKPTVSLVLGGGHSIGVPLAVSSKKSFIVPSATMTIHPVRMNGLVIGVHQTFEYFQRMQSRISNFIISNSHISEQKLRDYMYRTDELVNDVGTVIDGKTAVEVGLIDELGGLSDALDSLYSMIQSRRSPQNSD from the coding sequence ATGCAGCGCACGCAGGAATTTGGCAGTATAACGTCCAAATCCAGTCGTGGGATTATACACTGCATAACTATAATCGGGCAAATCGAAGGCCATTATATTCTTCCTCCCCAAAATAAAACAACTAAATATGAACATGTTTTACCTCAGTTAGTTGCAGTCGAAGACAGTGATGAAATAGAAGGATTGCTGCTTATTCTTAATACTATGGGCGGAGATGTTGAGGCAGGGCTCGCAATTTCTGAAATGGTGTCTGGAATGAAAAAGCCAACTGTCTCTCTTGTATTAGGAGGGGGACATTCGATTGGAGTTCCTCTAGCTGTATCATCTAAAAAATCATTTATTGTCCCGTCTGCGACAATGACTATACATCCTGTACGTATGAACGGATTAGTGATTGGAGTGCACCAGACATTCGAATACTTTCAGCGAATGCAGTCCCGTATATCTAATTTTATTATTTCAAACTCACACATAAGTGAGCAGAAACTCCGGGACTATATGTATAGAACTGATGAACTCGTAAACGATGTGGGAACAGTAATAGATGGAAAAACAGCCGTTGAAGTAGGTCTTATCGATGAATTAGGTGGATTGTCAGACGCTCTCGATTCATTATATTCTATGATTCAATCACGTCGCTCCCCGCAAAATTCGGACTAG
- a CDS encoding S-layer homology domain-containing protein produces MSKTFRTVLSALLAFSMILSVFPAGIYAADDANTPVTNDSISQPNENQTGASGSTDSSATENSTNADDKTTTQSNTDVTTQTDTATPTDTNAATQSNESATIQSVTDNGLIITEIDADPSEQSDATEFIEAYVSGTESIPLSDLRIDFSYGGSDPEFLTETGGPTELKPGEVYVFALYLDNDYKAGYKYTTDEQKASFWKFFASNADFSTCETSGLVPDVAHRIIAPMFSLDTLKNVNGRANLHNSGTNNAISFYSLSKQKNIATSTYSYSVDCSSGKSATYKQGTDGVNSAIFQQKAISTPGKIFAGQKPLDINDTIAPTINHTPITSVDFTQINNLLVTADITDNTDVRSATLHYKKSGGSWKAYTEDFIFENPGYSTEKTFKFTIPAADITGTNEIDYYIEATDGNNNTTLSASSNAPNKIQVIDNEGPDISITSPTDGITVEGNYYDKLIASISDEFGIDATSLKIEYDGNTIAVPASNYNSGVMTYSFAKAQLGVGTHEVTVEAKDKNGNASAAKVSIVVKDYTTPQISYAPLDYAGYKEDAIFNAEVASSSNDGAVLNYRKFGTNDSFSTIAMTKGSARQAGSLNAQKFTAKIAYKDLKNLNKIEYYISSGDLKTPTYSTFAQQTTDLIMTELCVNADNVVVDNTGYDAWEFVKVYNASSRYINLKDYKLGYEWYAGSIKKGIWFNNISQYTPCEGLVEPDSINVAPNDYRILWIKQNAPRSAMENLTRTDFVNKYSPKVPLDKVCMAESFNYSDGTPEQGVEGGNFFLENLQTSSQCFNLILAKKDATVNNYEDNTTPALNFTGGNSTYLTNGVTIEYKWNDSKGITEPYASISGNATKMTSFYSYDQKPWDFTDNVAPSFSNYTPPTSIGLADLSLSVSASDNNDIRYIKLYYKSEDELSYKELTYDCASSSTTGSVKSATGTFTIPATQIAYMNKLQYYFAVADAGLNITTLPANASNPYTVDVQKTTGTLSYPEVAVTEYGAFPQGAAKQGSDGNVFEFVELVNLSGKDLDPTKFKLMLTTYDSATGATSSYANDLVRESTVTGNSWKANTPLVCCLYNTDIMTTVDTPYLWGTDNDMQRIWSDFIKFYGCPNIPKENRVLAVEYNSGNSSTLRTTTINGVTYNGFNLPNSAHAVLSVMDCTNSTATAICQAEYNKDSTQVTSNKTLEFSYAPKFGAVVGKMLISAVGVTANPYHLEDYQQPKSSPNSPVFDQYSHSEYRQPDENDFRVKITDQDNDIQNVYLYYKLENDNDFSVVNMTKDLQHDNEYVASIPLANLKASEEIKYYFIATDGANITTLPTDVFNPYHELCKDTEGPRVISSTPVDRTTLHTGCFSTGITLKLSDIAGVDPSSLKMTFDGKDVTDKISYSNNTVTYNPGILSDLKVYNIDLTVGDEYGGSVDGKYPNQHISTRHMTFTLGKIDDSLSGVGNIIHSPLTWVSTSQDLIISAVVSDVSDSNSLTVNYGFDGVSSGKSVNMTKNTNLSSKKSDSQYVSYYEATIPKDQLMGHSKIGYTIVSSGTTNKQIPSENGSCYNVEIRNKFNIPDLMITELSSNPEASGHFDYVEIYNSSNSDIDLMDYRLDYQPSPISNPSLVKSIKISDSWEFSPSAISYDSKGNKQFILAPGECAVALFDQFEYGDQWDLSTYRQYRNNANEFDPNTPLAANTKLIRLKACDTANSNLFHMNSTGTRTVMIAKNDMAPGTAICKVTYNDTMSQGINDSIIGKSVQYGLPENDADPTVLKKIATNTNYSPGYVAPEQRSFNMADKTSPYILYENTQTAAINANGDVNIEVQIVDDTELRSEYLYYKSFNTDGYVKTKLTAENGKENYYTCTIPYDAVKYADQLQYYIEASDGLHTVTLKDSNGEPFAIKYTDTQGPQITYFKPEPYYYYENVYIPNIQIKFEDVSGIDTSSVKLLIDGKDVTSEAGLTSDSRGNVLKYSPTTALSAGKHNIEFLVSDKSSAHNQTDQKSEFSMGDSDNLNHYSAEVHSHSNYSDGTGTPDEAYTWARDQAKLDIFELSDHSRVEGERFYWDVMDLPKIAAKYYKPGPGGYLAMGGYEMTWSGSNGGLNGHMTVANCTQDSDFDFDSSDELPEFYEKYQGNPNVVLQFNHPGDYWGDFNDYDYYSEATDKVLDLCEFQNPVSDYQNEYARALSKGWHVNPSFNEDNHSKAWGSARPECGKVIMGGLTKDNLIEAYRMNRGYEAASTTTFVDYKVNGQWMGSRLKNPSDLNFDITVADTSKDETGTLSIITEDNIVVYQKTFAAGDLVQSDKYGNKNKVVHINDLTLPAEYKYYYVRFIDSAGYYSITAPVWVEKDDPVVKITDTKIGLNSSSDTPNTVVTSFQNTTDKTLSNVEVDYYRSNDNGFTLSTNLQTTPAITPIAKRTFDTVNPHETVQSGMDFATDANRRIYSIVRANVDGKNYVAVGYVTLSDLLITEIVSNSNPVTINGVYTKHPFEYLEIYNNSNNTVNLKNYTVARRESWGNDTANATSYTITNDFYVKPRSAKIIWIKDNSSSSIGGTNNLTIDDFNKFYGTNYTLANPVKGTPDPNAMVYLMSKLGLYYINWSHFDLNNPSGTTISKAIFNEGESWQKDAVGNKALTFSYSVDGTIRETKIANNAKPTPGTVLDEQVPFITSDYSLSALSLQTNSGTVKVNLTDKNTSYRVSVPEGTTNVTVIPVTKDPSLKVKVNGVEQYSGQGLTTLTLSKTTGATALIEIYYSSNELKATYTVTVGSGEINVGSDNGSSGSSSGGSSSGGTDTSGGTDTTNPTDGSTTTTTTFSDTSNHWANSAITYIAGKGIIKGYEDGTFKPDATVNRGDFTLMLMRAFAGDKTGSGTFNDVDANAYYASAVAVAKDLGIATGSDGSFNPTANVTREDMFVLFARTLRAFNLLDEKVDISKVSFSDSDSIADYAKNDILLLAANGFINGTDGKINPTGTATRAETAQMLYNYFSKKSS; encoded by the coding sequence ATGAGCAAGACATTTCGAACAGTGCTGTCTGCACTGTTGGCATTTAGCATGATTTTAAGCGTATTTCCAGCTGGTATATACGCCGCAGATGATGCCAATACGCCAGTAACCAACGACAGTATATCGCAACCTAATGAAAACCAGACTGGTGCGAGCGGTTCAACAGATAGTTCCGCAACCGAGAATAGTACCAATGCTGATGATAAGACCACAACTCAAAGTAATACAGATGTAACAACACAAACTGACACAGCTACCCCAACTGATACAAATGCAGCTACTCAGTCTAATGAGAGTGCAACCATTCAATCTGTTACTGACAATGGTCTGATTATTACTGAAATTGATGCAGATCCGAGTGAACAGTCGGATGCGACTGAGTTTATTGAGGCATATGTTTCAGGAACTGAATCTATACCACTTTCAGATTTAAGAATAGACTTTAGCTATGGTGGGAGTGACCCAGAATTCTTAACAGAAACAGGTGGGCCTACTGAGCTTAAGCCTGGAGAAGTCTATGTTTTTGCATTATATTTGGATAATGATTATAAGGCAGGCTATAAGTATACTACAGATGAGCAGAAAGCAAGTTTCTGGAAATTCTTTGCAAGCAATGCTGATTTCAGCACTTGTGAAACTAGCGGTTTAGTTCCAGATGTAGCCCATAGGATTATTGCTCCTATGTTTTCACTAGATACTTTGAAGAATGTAAATGGAAGGGCTAACCTTCATAACAGCGGAACAAATAATGCAATTAGTTTTTATTCTTTATCGAAACAAAAAAATATTGCAACTTCTACATATTCATACTCAGTGGATTGTTCTTCAGGTAAAAGTGCGACGTATAAACAAGGGACTGACGGAGTTAATTCAGCTATATTTCAACAAAAGGCAATTTCTACCCCTGGTAAGATATTCGCAGGGCAGAAACCACTTGATATAAATGATACTATTGCGCCAACAATTAACCATACGCCAATTACTTCCGTTGATTTTACACAAATTAATAATTTGCTTGTTACAGCTGATATTACCGATAATACGGATGTAAGATCTGCAACTTTACACTATAAGAAGAGCGGCGGTTCATGGAAAGCGTATACTGAAGACTTTATATTTGAAAACCCGGGTTATTCAACTGAAAAGACATTTAAGTTTACAATACCAGCTGCCGATATCACTGGTACAAACGAGATAGATTATTATATTGAGGCAACTGATGGTAATAATAATACTACACTTTCAGCAAGCTCAAATGCCCCCAACAAAATCCAGGTCATTGATAATGAGGGACCGGATATTAGTATAACATCCCCAACTGATGGAATTACAGTTGAAGGAAATTATTATGATAAATTAATTGCTTCAATTAGTGATGAATTCGGAATTGACGCAACTTCATTGAAAATCGAGTATGATGGCAACACTATAGCCGTTCCAGCATCAAATTACAATTCTGGTGTAATGACTTATTCGTTTGCTAAGGCACAGCTAGGTGTAGGGACACATGAAGTGACGGTTGAAGCTAAGGATAAGAATGGTAATGCTTCTGCTGCTAAAGTTTCAATAGTTGTAAAAGACTATACAACACCACAGATATCATATGCTCCGCTAGACTACGCAGGGTATAAAGAGGACGCAATATTTAATGCCGAAGTTGCAAGTTCTTCTAATGATGGCGCAGTTCTTAATTACAGAAAATTCGGAACGAATGATTCGTTTTCTACAATTGCTATGACAAAGGGCAGTGCAAGACAAGCCGGAAGCCTGAATGCGCAGAAATTTACTGCAAAAATAGCATATAAAGATCTAAAGAATTTAAATAAAATCGAATATTATATCTCATCCGGAGACTTAAAAACACCTACATATTCAACATTTGCTCAACAGACTACTGATCTGATTATGACGGAACTTTGCGTAAATGCTGATAACGTGGTTGTAGACAATACTGGTTATGATGCTTGGGAATTTGTAAAGGTTTATAATGCTTCAAGCAGATATATTAATTTAAAAGATTATAAACTTGGATACGAGTGGTATGCTGGAAGTATCAAAAAGGGAATATGGTTTAATAATATAAGTCAATATACACCGTGTGAAGGGCTTGTTGAACCAGATAGTATAAATGTTGCGCCAAATGATTACCGGATTTTGTGGATCAAGCAGAATGCGCCAAGAAGTGCGATGGAAAATCTTACAAGAACTGATTTTGTAAATAAATACTCACCTAAAGTTCCTCTTGATAAAGTGTGCATGGCAGAAAGCTTTAATTACAGTGATGGGACACCAGAACAAGGAGTTGAGGGTGGAAACTTCTTTCTTGAGAATTTGCAAACATCATCACAATGTTTTAATTTAATCCTTGCAAAAAAAGATGCTACAGTTAATAATTATGAAGACAACACTACACCTGCACTGAATTTTACGGGTGGGAATTCTACTTACCTTACTAATGGGGTCACAATTGAATACAAGTGGAATGACTCAAAAGGAATAACAGAACCTTATGCTTCAATATCTGGTAATGCCACAAAAATGACATCGTTCTATTCATACGATCAAAAGCCTTGGGATTTTACAGATAATGTTGCACCATCGTTTTCAAATTATACACCACCAACTTCAATTGGATTAGCAGATTTAAGCCTTTCTGTATCCGCATCTGATAATAATGATATACGTTACATCAAACTATACTACAAATCAGAAGATGAATTAAGTTATAAAGAACTGACTTACGATTGTGCATCATCTTCAACAACAGGTAGTGTTAAGTCGGCAACAGGTACATTTACAATACCGGCTACGCAAATAGCATATATGAATAAACTTCAATATTATTTTGCGGTAGCTGACGCGGGCTTAAATATAACAACACTCCCTGCAAATGCATCCAACCCTTATACAGTTGATGTTCAAAAGACAACCGGCACACTTTCATACCCGGAAGTTGCAGTAACCGAATACGGCGCATTTCCTCAAGGCGCAGCAAAACAGGGCAGCGACGGTAATGTATTTGAATTTGTTGAGCTTGTAAATTTGAGCGGAAAGGATTTAGATCCAACGAAATTCAAACTTATGCTAACAACGTACGACTCTGCAACCGGTGCTACTAGTAGTTATGCAAATGATCTTGTACGCGAGAGCACAGTAACAGGGAACTCTTGGAAAGCTAATACGCCGCTTGTTTGCTGCCTATATAATACTGATATAATGACTACTGTTGATACACCATATTTGTGGGGAACAGACAACGATATGCAAAGGATTTGGTCTGATTTCATTAAATTTTATGGTTGCCCTAATATCCCCAAAGAAAATAGAGTATTAGCAGTGGAATACAATAGCGGGAACAGTTCTACATTAAGAACAACAACTATAAATGGTGTTACCTACAATGGATTTAATCTGCCAAATTCAGCGCATGCGGTACTTTCAGTTATGGATTGTACCAATTCTACAGCTACCGCAATATGCCAGGCGGAATATAACAAAGATTCAACTCAAGTTACTTCTAACAAGACTTTGGAATTTTCATACGCTCCAAAATTTGGCGCAGTTGTTGGAAAGATGCTTATTTCAGCTGTTGGAGTAACAGCGAATCCTTACCATTTAGAAGATTATCAGCAACCGAAGTCATCTCCGAATTCACCAGTCTTTGACCAATATTCTCATTCAGAGTATCGGCAACCAGACGAGAATGATTTTAGAGTTAAAATTACTGATCAGGACAATGATATTCAAAATGTCTATTTGTATTACAAATTAGAAAATGATAATGATTTCTCGGTTGTGAATATGACAAAAGATCTGCAGCATGATAATGAGTACGTAGCATCTATTCCGCTGGCCAATTTAAAGGCTTCTGAAGAGATCAAGTATTACTTTATTGCAACTGACGGTGCAAACATAACAACATTGCCAACAGATGTATTTAATCCCTATCATGAATTATGTAAAGACACCGAGGGACCAAGAGTAATTTCATCAACGCCGGTTGATCGAACGACTCTTCATACAGGATGTTTCTCAACAGGGATTACCCTTAAGCTTTCAGATATTGCAGGGGTTGATCCAAGTTCATTAAAAATGACTTTTGACGGTAAAGATGTAACTGATAAAATATCATACTCAAATAATACTGTTACCTATAACCCAGGTATTCTTTCTGATTTAAAGGTTTATAACATTGATCTTACAGTTGGTGATGAGTATGGTGGGTCTGTAGACGGAAAGTATCCGAATCAGCATATTTCTACTCGTCACATGACATTTACTCTTGGTAAGATAGACGATTCGCTTTCAGGAGTCGGCAATATTATTCATTCACCGTTGACATGGGTGTCGACAAGTCAGGATTTGATTATTTCAGCTGTTGTATCTGATGTTTCCGATAGTAACTCACTTACTGTTAATTACGGCTTTGATGGCGTGTCATCCGGCAAAAGTGTGAATATGACTAAAAATACAAATTTGAGCTCTAAAAAGTCCGATTCTCAGTATGTTTCATATTATGAAGCAACGATACCGAAAGATCAACTTATGGGACATTCTAAAATAGGCTATACAATTGTATCTTCAGGAACAACAAATAAGCAAATCCCCAGTGAAAATGGTAGTTGCTACAATGTTGAGATTCGCAATAAATTCAATATTCCTGATCTTATGATTACAGAGTTATCATCTAACCCAGAGGCAAGTGGACATTTCGATTATGTTGAAATTTATAATTCCTCAAATAGTGATATTGACCTGATGGATTATAGACTTGATTATCAACCTAGTCCGATATCAAATCCATCTCTGGTAAAATCAATCAAGATTTCTGATAGTTGGGAGTTTTCTCCATCAGCAATATCTTATGATTCAAAAGGTAACAAACAGTTTATTCTTGCACCGGGTGAGTGTGCAGTGGCACTTTTTGACCAGTTCGAGTATGGTGACCAATGGGATCTTTCAACATACAGGCAGTATAGGAATAATGCAAATGAGTTTGATCCTAATACACCTTTAGCAGCTAACACAAAGCTAATTAGGTTAAAAGCTTGCGATACCGCTAACAGTAATCTATTCCATATGAATTCAACCGGAACAAGAACTGTTATGATAGCGAAAAATGATATGGCTCCAGGTACTGCAATCTGTAAAGTTACTTATAATGATACTATGTCACAGGGAATTAACGACTCTATTATCGGTAAAAGTGTTCAATATGGTCTGCCTGAAAACGATGCTGATCCTACAGTTCTCAAGAAAATAGCTACAAATACTAATTATTCGCCTGGATATGTAGCACCTGAACAAAGATCGTTTAATATGGCCGATAAAACATCTCCATATATATTATATGAAAACACCCAAACAGCGGCCATAAACGCTAACGGGGATGTTAACATTGAGGTTCAGATTGTAGATGATACCGAACTTAGAAGTGAATACTTATACTATAAGTCGTTTAATACTGACGGGTATGTGAAGACTAAACTTACAGCTGAGAATGGAAAAGAAAATTATTATACCTGCACAATACCCTATGATGCGGTTAAGTATGCAGATCAGCTTCAGTATTATATTGAAGCATCTGATGGGTTGCATACAGTTACTTTAAAAGATAGTAACGGTGAACCGTTTGCTATTAAGTATACAGATACACAGGGACCTCAAATAACATATTTCAAGCCAGAACCATATTACTATTATGAAAATGTGTATATTCCGAATATTCAAATAAAGTTTGAGGATGTCTCTGGGATAGATACATCTTCAGTGAAGCTTTTAATAGACGGAAAGGATGTCACATCAGAAGCTGGACTTACGAGTGATAGTCGAGGAAATGTACTCAAATATTCACCGACTACAGCGCTTTCAGCAGGTAAACATAACATTGAATTTTTAGTTTCTGATAAATCCTCAGCACATAACCAGACTGACCAAAAATCAGAGTTCAGCATGGGCGACAGCGATAATCTTAACCACTATTCAGCTGAAGTTCATTCGCATTCAAACTATTCTGACGGTACAGGTACGCCTGATGAGGCTTATACATGGGCTCGTGATCAAGCAAAACTTGACATATTTGAGCTCTCAGACCACAGCCGTGTCGAAGGTGAACGTTTCTACTGGGATGTCATGGACTTACCGAAAATTGCAGCAAAATATTATAAACCAGGCCCGGGCGGATATCTTGCAATGGGCGGTTATGAAATGACTTGGTCGGGTTCAAATGGAGGACTTAACGGTCATATGACTGTTGCAAATTGCACACAGGATTCGGATTTTGATTTTGATTCATCAGATGAGCTTCCTGAGTTTTACGAGAAGTATCAAGGTAATCCTAATGTTGTTCTTCAGTTTAACCACCCTGGAGATTACTGGGGCGACTTCAATGATTACGATTATTACTCTGAGGCAACCGACAAAGTACTTGACCTATGCGAATTCCAAAATCCAGTATCTGATTATCAAAATGAATATGCACGTGCATTGTCTAAAGGCTGGCATGTTAATCCTTCGTTCAACGAGGATAACCATAGTAAAGCCTGGGGCTCTGCTAGACCAGAATGCGGAAAAGTTATAATGGGCGGACTTACCAAAGATAATCTTATAGAAGCTTACAGGATGAACAGAGGTTATGAGGCTGCATCAACTACAACATTCGTTGATTATAAAGTTAACGGACAATGGATGGGATCGAGACTTAAGAATCCTTCTGATCTTAATTTTGACATAACAGTTGCAGATACATCCAAAGATGAAACCGGTACATTGAGCATCATAACTGAAGACAACATTGTTGTTTATCAAAAGACATTTGCAGCGGGTGATTTAGTACAAAGCGACAAGTATGGTAATAAGAATAAGGTTGTTCATATAAATGATCTTACACTACCTGCTGAATACAAGTATTATTATGTCCGCTTTATAGACAGTGCTGGCTATTATTCAATAACAGCGCCGGTATGGGTTGAAAAAGATGACCCTGTCGTTAAAATAACTGATACTAAGATTGGGTTGAACTCATCAAGTGATACTCCTAACACTGTAGTTACCAGCTTCCAAAACACGACAGATAAAACATTGTCAAATGTAGAAGTTGATTACTATAGAAGTAATGACAATGGTTTTACTCTTTCAACAAATCTCCAAACTACACCAGCGATTACACCTATTGCAAAGAGAACTTTTGATACAGTAAATCCGCATGAAACTGTGCAGTCCGGAATGGATTTTGCAACTGATGCAAACAGACGTATTTATTCAATTGTAAGAGCAAATGTTGATGGCAAAAATTACGTAGCTGTAGGTTATGTAACATTGTCAGATTTATTGATTACTGAAATTGTATCAAACTCTAATCCTGTTACTATAAATGGAGTATATACTAAACACCCATTTGAATATCTTGAAATTTATAATAATAGTAACAACACAGTAAACCTCAAAAATTATACTGTTGCAAGAAGAGAAAGTTGGGGTAACGATACTGCCAATGCTACGTCATACACAATAACCAATGACTTTTATGTCAAGCCGCGCAGTGCAAAAATTATTTGGATTAAAGATAATTCCTCTTCATCTATAGGTGGCACAAATAATCTTACCATTGATGATTTTAACAAATTCTATGGAACAAATTACACACTTGCAAATCCAGTGAAAGGTACTCCAGATCCAAATGCAATGGTTTATCTAATGAGCAAACTCGGGTTATACTACATTAACTGGTCTCACTTTGATTTGAATAATCCGAGCGGAACAACGATTTCAAAAGCAATATTCAACGAAGGCGAATCTTGGCAGAAAGATGCTGTCGGAAATAAGGCTTTAACGTTCAGTTATTCTGTTGATGGAACAATTAGGGAAACCAAGATTGCAAACAATGCAAAACCGACTCCAGGAACTGTTTTAGATGAGCAGGTTCCGTTTATTACATCAGACTATAGCTTAAGCGCTTTGTCTCTGCAGACTAATAGTGGAACCGTTAAAGTTAATTTGACGGATAAAAATACGAGTTACCGTGTATCTGTTCCTGAAGGGACAACAAATGTTACAGTTATACCGGTGACGAAAGATCCTTCATTAAAGGTTAAAGTTAACGGTGTTGAACAGTATAGCGGTCAGGGCTTAACGACGTTGACACTGAGTAAGACCACTGGTGCAACTGCTCTAATCGAGATTTATTACAGCAGCAATGAATTAAAGGCGACATACACAGTAACTGTTGGTTCCGGTGAGATTAATGTAGGTTCAGATAATGGCAGCTCGGGAAGTTCAAGCGGTGGAAGCAGTTCTGGCGGTACTGATACATCAGGCGGAACCGATACAACAAATCCGACAGATGGCAGCACAACTACTACAACAACATTCTCTGATACTTCTAATCATTGGGCTAATAGTGCGATTACCTATATTGCGGGCAAAGGAATCATCAAAGGCTATGAAGACGGAACATTTAAACCTGACGCAACAGTGAACCGTGGTGACTTTACGCTTATGCTGATGAGGGCGTTTGCCGGAGATAAGACTGGATCAGGCACATTCAATGATGTAGATGCAAATGCATATTATGCAAGTGCAGTTGCAGTAGCAAAAGATCTTGGCATTGCGACAGGATCAGATGGGTCATTTAACCCAACAGCGAATGTGACAAGAGAGGATATGTTCGTATTGTTTGCAAGGACACTTAGAGCATTCAACTTGCTAGACGAAAAGGTAGATATCTCTAAGGTTTCGTTCAGTGATTCAGACAGCATAGCAGATTATGCAAAGAATGACATTCTACTTCTTGCTGCGAATGGTTTTATAAATGGAACAGATGGAAAGATAAATCCGACAGGCACAGCAACAAGAGCAGAAACAGCGCAGATGCTGTACAATTATTTCTCAAAAAAATCTTCTTAA
- a CDS encoding tRNA1(Val) (adenine(37)-N6)-methyltransferase, whose translation MVHDDETVDDLQIAGLNIIQKKKGVKFGLDAVLLADFARIKKNARVCDLGTGSGIIPLLLHEHYSPSHIDAVELLDEYADMASRSVKLNKLEQVITVHNFDIKNINALLKSNDYNAIISNPPYKKFETGLSSTNNDFLTAHHEVHATINDIAKAAAYLLCDHGKVFIVHRPERLCDVIIAFNSYNIPVKRIRFVHSKQYSSPNLVLIEGLKNGRDGLLVLPPLYIYDENGNETEETRRIYRREVK comes from the coding sequence ATGGTGCATGATGACGAAACAGTTGATGATTTACAGATTGCAGGCTTAAATATCATACAGAAAAAAAAAGGCGTCAAGTTCGGTCTTGATGCCGTCCTTCTCGCTGATTTTGCGCGAATTAAAAAGAACGCGAGAGTATGCGATCTTGGAACAGGAAGTGGGATAATACCTCTCTTGCTTCATGAGCACTATTCCCCTTCCCATATCGATGCTGTTGAACTTTTAGATGAATATGCCGATATGGCATCCAGAAGTGTAAAATTAAATAAATTGGAACAGGTTATAACCGTTCATAATTTTGATATTAAAAACATTAATGCCCTGCTAAAATCCAACGACTATAATGCTATCATCAGTAATCCGCCTTATAAAAAATTTGAAACTGGTCTATCAAGTACTAATAATGATTTTTTAACTGCCCATCACGAGGTGCATGCTACTATCAATGATATTGCAAAAGCTGCTGCTTACCTTCTTTGCGATCACGGCAAAGTTTTTATCGTTCACAGGCCTGAAAGACTTTGCGACGTAATAATCGCATTCAATTCATATAATATTCCCGTAAAAAGGATCAGATTTGTACATTCAAAACAATATAGTTCCCCTAATCTTGTGCTGATTGAGGGGCTTAAAAACGGGCGAGATGGTCTTCTTGTTTTGCCCCCACTTTATATTTATGACGAAAATGGAAACGAAACAGAAGAAACACGCCGAATATACCGGCGGGAGGTAAAGTAA
- the rsmI gene encoding 16S rRNA (cytidine(1402)-2'-O)-methyltransferase, giving the protein MIVKKGALYLVGTPLGNLEDMSPRAQFILRECDFIAAEDTRVTAKLLSVFNIKKPLISYYEHNIRERGEEICARLEKNECCALVTDAGMPAISDPGEDIVRLCGERGIEVFAVPGPSAVVTALALSGLPTGRFTFEGFLTKAHKNRMQHLNDIKEETRTMVFYEAPHKLKETLRDLYDTLGDRKISIAREMTKLHEEVIRTTLSQAIQIYEEKPPKGEFVLVIDGMPKKAPEHPDLNDISLKDKLIADIDMNIKLGLPKNAAVKKTADTFNLSRNEVYKICFTD; this is encoded by the coding sequence ATGATAGTTAAAAAAGGAGCTCTTTATCTTGTGGGAACTCCTCTTGGAAATTTGGAGGATATGTCGCCTCGCGCACAGTTTATACTTCGTGAATGTGATTTTATTGCGGCCGAAGATACCCGGGTTACTGCTAAACTTTTATCAGTATTTAACATAAAAAAGCCTCTTATAAGTTATTATGAGCATAATATAAGAGAACGCGGAGAAGAAATATGCGCGCGACTGGAAAAAAACGAATGCTGTGCTCTCGTGACAGATGCAGGAATGCCTGCAATTTCTGATCCCGGCGAGGATATTGTTAGGCTTTGCGGAGAAAGAGGCATAGAAGTATTTGCTGTTCCAGGTCCATCAGCCGTTGTCACCGCACTCGCTTTATCCGGCTTGCCAACTGGACGTTTTACATTTGAGGGCTTTCTTACGAAAGCTCATAAAAATCGTATGCAGCATTTGAATGATATTAAAGAAGAAACAAGAACTATGGTTTTCTATGAAGCTCCTCATAAACTAAAAGAAACATTGCGCGATCTTTATGATACGCTTGGAGACCGTAAAATCAGTATAGCTAGAGAAATGACAAAATTGCATGAAGAAGTCATAAGAACAACTCTATCACAAGCCATACAGATATATGAGGAAAAACCTCCGAAAGGAGAATTTGTTTTAGTTATCGATGGAATGCCCAAAAAAGCACCTGAGCATCCTGATTTAAATGACATCAGCTTAAAAGATAAATTGATTGCCGACATCGATATGAATATTAAATTAGGACTTCCCAAAAATGCAGCCGTCAAAAAAACTGCTGATACGTTTAATTTGTCTCGAAATGAAGTTTATAAAATCTGTTTTACAGATTGA